A single region of the Pieris rapae chromosome 19, ilPieRapa1.1, whole genome shotgun sequence genome encodes:
- the LOC110997885 gene encoding charged multivesicular body protein 1b, with protein MSSSAMEKHLFNLKFAVKELERNSKKCEKEEKIEKEKAKKAIQKGNMEGARIHAENAIRQKNQALNYLRMSARVDAVSSRVQTALTTRKVTTSMAGVVKAMDAAMKSMNLEKISNLMDKFESQFEDLDVQSSYMENAMSQTTTTTVPQGDVDNLLQQVADEAGLELNMELPSGIPSTSIGTATVVSQEQDELTQRLARLRQAE; from the exons ATGTCTTCATCCGCTATGGAAA aacatttatttaatttaaaatttgctgtGAAAGAGTTAGAACGAAATTCTAAAAAATGTGAAAAGGaagaaaaaattgaaaaagaaaaggcGAAGAAGGCTATACAAAAGGGTAATATGGAAGGTGCAAGAATTCATGCAGAGAACGCAATACGACAAAAGAATCAGGCTCTGAATTATCTACGAATGTCTGCAAGAGTTGATGCTGTATCAAGTAGAGTGCAGACAGCTCTTACTACTAGAAAG gTCACAACATCAATGGCTGGTgttgttaaagcaatggatgCAGCAATGAAATCAATGAATTTGGAAAAAATTTCAAACCTAATGGACAAATTTGAGAGTCAGTTTGAAGATCTTGATGTACAATCATCATACATGGAGAATGCTATGTCACAAACAACAACAACTACAGTGCCTCAGGGTGATGTTGATAATCTTTTGCAGCAAGTGGCTGATGAAGCTGG TTTGGAGCTCAACATGGAACTGCCGTCTGGAATACCAAGTACCTCTATTGGAACAGCAACAGTTGTGTCACAAGAACAAGATGAGTTAACACAGAGACTAGCTAGATTACGACAGGctgaataa
- the LOC123690015 gene encoding uncharacterized protein LOC123690015, which produces MNDEKLIILVSKYECLFDITKPSYSDRIMKDNAWEEISKCLGISVTQCQDRWKKLRDNFRKAYYNRKGKSGDGATTSKLIKFEKELSFIIPFFRNRNQISNVTLSSDDSEPGTPIPPPSTSSKRSDHSEVESLASTSGSKKRPRLSKDVATVFEEYLEEKRNTTPRDKALRNFFLSMSDTVETFPKEVQARIKRRVFNIVNEAELSLYENSTDLNYSLSINSPPSTNQSTYLVSNETYIPQNYPDQTTYGYNTSTQNTK; this is translated from the exons ATGaatgatgaaaaattaataatactcgTGTCAAAATATGAGTGTTTATTTGACATAACCAAGCCATCATATAGCGATCGGATAATGAAAGACAATGCATGGGAGGAAATTAGCAAATGTCTCGGAATAAGTG TGACGCAGTGCCAGGATCGTTGGAAGAAACTGCGAGATAACTTCAGAAAAGCCTATTATAACCGAAAAGGCAAGAGTGGCGATGGTGCAACTACGTccaaattgataaaatttgaaaaagaactttcttttataataccaTTTTTTCGCAATCGAAACCAAATATCTAATGTAACATTATCATCGGATGATTCAGAGCCTGGCACACCAATACCACCACCATCGACATCATCTAAACGTTCTGACCATTCTGAAGTTGAATCGCTTGCAAGTACTTCTGGCTCGAAAAAGAGACCACGCTTAAGCAAAGATGTTGCTACGGTTTTCGAAGAGTATCttgaagaaaaaagaaatactacACCCCGTGACAAGGcattacgtaatttttttttgtctatgtCAGATACAGTGGAAACATTCCCAAAAGAAGTCCAAGCACGAATTAAAAGGCGCGTGTTTAACATTGTTAATGAAGCTGAATTAAGTCTGTATGAAAATAGTACAGATTTGAATTATTCTTTGTCTATAAATTCACCGCCATCGACTAATCAATCTACTTACCTAGTGTCAAACGAAACCTATATTCCTCAAAACTATCCAGATCAGACTACTTACGGGTACAATACCAgcacacaaaatacaaaataa
- the LOC110997877 gene encoding akirin produces the protein MACATLKRNLEWEAQPAKRRRCSPLAASSSTSPSTSVRVESKTGVFGETLSASVKMTPERMAQEIYDEIIRLHRRRQLRMVSGAAASCSSSSGSEGDASPPHVSAHSEKGRTIKNRALFTFKQVRMICERMLREQEAALRAEYESALSTKLHEQYQAFVRFNLDQVQSRPPPATCMPLGMDAEHHMHQDLVPSYLS, from the exons ATGGCGTGTGCAACTTTGAAAAGGAATTTGGAATGGGAAGCTCAGCCTGCTAAAAGGCGTAGATGTTCCCCTTTGGCTGCAAGCTCAAGTACAAGTCCAAGTACAAGTGTACGAGTTGAGTCTAAAACCGGAGTATTTGGAGAAACACTTAGTGCATCTGTGAAAATGACTCcag AGCGTATGGCACAGGAGATTTATGACGAGATTATTCGCTTACACCGTCGTCGCCAACTGCGTATGGTATCTGGCGCTGCTGCCTCCTGCTCAAGCTCCAGTGGCAGTGAGGGAGATGCTTCTCCACCACATGTATCTGCTCATTCTGAGAAGGGGCGTACTATTAAAAACAGAGCACTATTCACATTCAAACAA GTGCGTATGATTTGCGAGCGTATGCTCCGCGAGCAGGAGGCGGCTCTTCGCGCCGAGTACGAATCTGCTCTGAGTACTAAGCTTCACGAACAGTACCAGGCCTTTGTGCGCTTTAACCTGGATCAA GTGCAAAGCCGACCGCCGCCTGCCACATGCATGCCGCTCGGGATGGACGCCGAACATCACATGCACCAAGATCTTGTGCCTAGCT atcTGTCCTAA